In Aquimarina sp. TRL1, a single window of DNA contains:
- a CDS encoding YARHG domain-containing protein, which yields MKRIVMFLVICAFLSCKGQTESKVVTSSFKYLSEEVLKTKTKEELRLIRNEIFARKGYVFKSEDLNTYYKTKSWYKPDSTIEVTLSDKEQSYIDKIKHLESQFTLKGNKNSLYYFGLNKIDFFPLTHDKLLSDKYVDDLEKFKLKDLNEVVEGNLCGGGSVWDIMHYETIKYQLLFYTCDSDNLYIKMAIIDNGQTKEFIQLYGSSLALNGDSVIDGYYDITFKLDKDKLEVYKIFKIWDKENSTEKNMYPVKEVRKEVTKYKLTDQGLVEL from the coding sequence ATGAAAAGAATAGTAATGTTTCTAGTAATATGTGCTTTCTTGTCTTGTAAAGGACAAACTGAATCTAAAGTAGTAACATCATCATTTAAGTACTTATCAGAAGAAGTGTTAAAAACAAAAACCAAAGAAGAATTACGTTTGATTAGAAATGAAATTTTTGCTCGTAAAGGGTATGTTTTTAAAAGTGAAGACCTAAATACGTATTACAAAACTAAGTCCTGGTATAAACCTGACTCTACTATAGAAGTTACTTTATCAGATAAAGAACAAAGCTATATTGATAAGATAAAACATTTGGAAAGTCAATTTACTTTAAAAGGGAATAAAAACTCCTTATATTATTTCGGTCTAAATAAAATAGACTTTTTTCCATTAACACATGATAAGCTTTTAAGCGATAAATATGTAGATGATTTAGAAAAGTTTAAACTTAAAGATTTAAACGAGGTCGTTGAAGGTAATCTTTGTGGAGGAGGCAGTGTATGGGATATCATGCATTATGAAACCATAAAATATCAATTGCTATTTTATACTTGTGACAGTGATAATTTATACATAAAAATGGCTATCATTGACAACGGTCAAACAAAAGAGTTTATTCAGCTTTATGGCTCTTCCCTTGCACTAAATGGGGATAGTGTTATAGATGGTTACTATGATATTACTTTTAAATTAGATAAAGATAAATTAGAAGTTTATAAGATTTTTAAAATATGGGATAAAGAAAACAGTACAGAAAAAAACATGTATCCGGTTAAAGAAGTTCGAAAAGAAGTAACCAAATACAAGCTTACTGATCAAGGGTTGGTAGAGTTATAA
- a CDS encoding M949_RS01915 family surface polysaccharide biosynthesis protein, whose product MRKEIITLLVVSTFLINCNNDSKKKNLQVSENITSHEKVKEEKGICDNYKSKGSLLIACKSWKDKLGDNAIIFSKNIKGTEKVEFFAELVKNNSNSSYLNIYDFIENCPVDFDINYIENSLSITDLDSDNIKEICFLYELACQGGIGPTTMKLMMIEADQKYKIRGLRKDEVSIRNPDIAINYDKSIIDKSFYKAPKKFLSFAQKKWEQNYGTKLRENISTLRKIQKVKSNDEGIATVTLSDNTVIKFEDPSPSFYNLSSYKIQHENIIVSSSGDSYGNEISIFLKLDSKKNEFYVTKVIVNFVLKQKSENNLKICTIDNINIPLVNYDSDEIYEKLTEAEDCIIKTQ is encoded by the coding sequence ATGCGAAAGGAGATAATCACTCTACTAGTCGTTAGTACTTTTCTAATAAACTGTAACAATGATTCTAAAAAGAAGAATCTACAAGTTTCAGAAAACATTACTAGTCATGAAAAGGTAAAAGAGGAAAAAGGAATATGTGATAATTATAAAAGTAAAGGAAGTTTATTAATTGCCTGTAAATCTTGGAAGGATAAACTTGGTGATAATGCTATTATTTTTTCAAAAAATATTAAAGGGACAGAAAAAGTAGAGTTTTTCGCGGAATTAGTTAAAAATAATTCTAATTCATCATATTTAAATATATATGATTTTATAGAAAATTGCCCTGTAGATTTTGACATTAATTACATAGAGAATTCTTTATCTATTACTGATCTTGACTCAGATAACATAAAAGAAATTTGTTTTTTATATGAATTAGCATGCCAAGGTGGTATTGGTCCCACTACCATGAAACTAATGATGATAGAAGCAGATCAAAAGTATAAAATTAGAGGACTTAGAAAAGATGAAGTTAGTATAAGAAATCCTGATATTGCTATTAATTACGATAAGTCAATAATTGATAAATCATTTTATAAAGCACCAAAAAAATTTCTCTCTTTTGCCCAGAAAAAATGGGAACAAAACTACGGTACAAAATTACGAGAAAATATATCGACATTAAGAAAAATTCAAAAAGTAAAATCAAATGATGAAGGTATAGCAACTGTTACTTTATCGGATAATACAGTAATTAAATTTGAGGATCCTAGCCCGAGTTTTTATAATTTATCTAGCTATAAAATACAACACGAAAATATAATAGTATCAAGTTCTGGAGATAGTTACGGAAATGAAATCTCAATATTTTTAAAATTAGATTCTAAAAAAAATGAATTTTATGTTACAAAGGTTATTGTAAATTTTGTTTTAAAACAAAAGTCCGAAAATAATCTCAAGATTTGTACTATTGATAATATTAATATTCCGTTAGTAAATTATGATTCTGATGAAATCTATGAGAAATTAACAGAAGCCGAGGATTGTATTATAAAAACCCAATAA
- a CDS encoding acetate/propionate family kinase, with protein sequence MQVLVLNSGSSSIKFQLFTMPEETVICAGLVERIGLENARITYKTDINTLEEEVSITNHKEGLECIASYLMDQKTGVINAADDIAVVGHRVVHGGSSFAETVVITEEVKQKIAELAPLAPLHNPANLIGIEVAETIFTQATQVGVFDTAFHQTMPVVAYKYAIPNQFLDTHHIRVYGFHGTSHKYVSEKANAFLGKAASRIITIHLGNGCSMTAVKDGKSIEHSLGFAPMNGLIMGTRSGDIDPGIIFHLVDSLGYTMEEVSSLLQKESGMLGLTGFSDLRDIEAAAEAGNKECQLALEMNAYRIKKFIGAFATVMNGLDAIVFTAGIGENSDVIRKLVCTDLDFLGIQLDEEKNAVRSKEIRAINKEDASVKILIVPTNEELEIAKQSVALLE encoded by the coding sequence ATGCAAGTACTCGTTTTAAACTCAGGAAGCTCTTCTATAAAATTTCAATTATTCACCATGCCAGAGGAGACGGTAATCTGCGCAGGTCTGGTAGAACGTATTGGTTTGGAGAATGCCCGGATTACGTATAAAACCGATATAAATACTCTAGAGGAGGAGGTATCTATAACCAATCACAAAGAAGGATTAGAGTGCATTGCATCCTATCTGATGGATCAGAAGACAGGGGTGATTAATGCCGCAGATGATATTGCCGTTGTAGGGCACCGAGTGGTACATGGAGGAAGCTCGTTTGCAGAGACGGTAGTAATTACAGAGGAGGTGAAACAAAAGATTGCAGAATTAGCTCCTTTGGCTCCGTTGCACAATCCAGCTAATCTGATAGGAATTGAAGTAGCAGAAACTATTTTTACCCAAGCAACTCAGGTAGGGGTTTTTGATACCGCATTTCATCAGACGATGCCTGTAGTGGCATATAAATATGCAATTCCAAATCAGTTTTTGGATACCCATCATATTCGGGTATATGGGTTTCATGGAACCAGTCATAAATATGTATCAGAAAAAGCCAATGCTTTTTTAGGGAAGGCTGCTTCCCGAATAATTACCATTCATTTAGGGAATGGGTGTAGTATGACTGCTGTAAAAGATGGAAAAAGTATAGAGCATTCATTGGGATTCGCTCCTATGAATGGTCTTATTATGGGAACTCGTTCCGGAGATATTGATCCGGGAATTATTTTTCATTTGGTAGATTCATTAGGGTATACCATGGAGGAAGTGAGTTCGTTACTACAAAAAGAAAGTGGTATGCTGGGCTTAACAGGTTTTAGTGATCTCCGGGATATAGAAGCTGCCGCTGAAGCTGGAAATAAAGAATGTCAGCTGGCATTAGAAATGAATGCATATCGGATAAAAAAGTTTATAGGAGCTTTTGCTACTGTTATGAATGGACTTGATGCTATTGTCTTTACTGCAGGAATTGGAGAAAACTCAGACGTGATCAGAAAATTGGTATGTACTGATCTCGATTTTCTGGGAATTCAGCTGGATGAAGAAAAAAACGCAGTACGATCCAAAGAAATCAGAGCGATTAACAAGGAAGATGCTTCGGTAAAAATCTTGATAGTACCGACTAATGAAGAGTTGGAAATCGCCAAACAATCTGTAGCGTTATTAGAATAA
- a CDS encoding PAAR domain-containing protein translates to MPGPAATIGSMHTCPMCSGTTPHVGGPVTGPGIPTVLIGGKPAAVIGDQCTCTGPPDTIVMGCATVLIGGKPAATVGDMTAHGGTITVGETTVLIGTGCTAPTAVMPIQQLPFPEISILNRILRNTREAQANQEKIREEIKKQGRLGQFSISF, encoded by the coding sequence ATGCCAGGACCCGCCGCCACCATCGGAAGTATGCATACCTGCCCTATGTGCAGTGGAACCACTCCTCATGTAGGAGGACCTGTTACCGGTCCCGGAATTCCCACCGTACTGATCGGAGGTAAACCCGCCGCAGTTATCGGAGATCAATGTACTTGTACCGGCCCTCCGGACACCATCGTTATGGGGTGTGCGACTGTACTAATCGGGGGAAAACCTGCCGCTACTGTGGGGGATATGACAGCCCACGGAGGAACGATCACTGTAGGAGAAACTACCGTATTAATCGGTACCGGGTGTACTGCCCCAACAGCAGTAATGCCTATACAGCAACTCCCCTTTCCCGAAATCAGTATCCTGAATCGCATCCTGAGAAACACCCGGGAAGCACAAGCGAATCAGGAAAAAATAAGAGAAGAAATCAAAAAGCAAGGACGATTAGGTCAATTCAGTATTAGTTTTTAA